A genomic stretch from Mycobacterium paraterrae includes:
- a CDS encoding TetR/AcrR family transcriptional regulator, with amino-acid sequence MIEAATEIWSESGWAAVTMRGVCARTGLNDRYFYEDFKTREDLLVAAWDGVRNDMLGEVSALFDERVDRPPIETITAAIAIVVDRIARDPGRAHILLAQHVGSSPLQDRRAVALQDATQLVVEASRPHLREDADETALRMDTLVAVGGFVEVITAWHSGLLAVTEKEVVAHTSRLAETLAQRYVVSG; translated from the coding sequence TTGATCGAGGCTGCGACCGAGATTTGGAGTGAGAGCGGTTGGGCCGCAGTGACTATGCGCGGCGTGTGCGCCCGGACAGGGCTCAACGATCGATACTTCTACGAGGACTTCAAGACGCGCGAGGATCTTCTCGTCGCAGCGTGGGATGGCGTTCGCAATGACATGCTCGGCGAGGTTTCCGCGCTCTTCGACGAGCGTGTGGATCGGCCGCCGATCGAAACCATCACCGCGGCGATCGCCATCGTGGTCGACCGGATCGCACGCGATCCTGGCCGGGCGCACATCCTCCTCGCTCAGCATGTAGGTAGCTCACCGCTGCAAGATCGCCGCGCTGTGGCGCTGCAGGACGCAACGCAGTTGGTCGTCGAGGCAAGCCGGCCACATCTCAGAGAAGACGCCGACGAGACGGCCCTTCGTATGGACACTTTGGTTGCGGTGGGGGGGTTCGTCGAAGTCATCACGGCCTGGCACTCCGGTTTGCTCGCGGTGACCGAAAAGGAAGTGGTCGCGCACACGAGCCGACTGGCTGAAACCTTGGCTCAACGCTACGTCGTCAGCGGCTGA
- a CDS encoding metal-dependent hydrolase: MPTSTKRRHFVDGDLVMSHFISVLSATFPEGEDFFIRSVKYFQSSIDDPQLLTAVKGFIGQEATHRHQHRLLNERLQAMGYPTARIDRHVARLIKRLERRFSPEMRLSMTSALEHYTATLAEIILTSDDAQKLIGQTEVRPILLWHAFEESEHKAVAFDAYRLIGGTERTRVRGMRIASAILFGELILQTALSMASDKASYNPVTLVRSLRRFSRTPMFTADALQRFRSYNRPGFHPDDWDSTAVLERWSKELFDQDGSQKVIAQPG; encoded by the coding sequence ATGCCCACCTCCACGAAGCGGCGACACTTCGTGGATGGCGACCTGGTGATGAGCCATTTCATCTCGGTGCTTTCTGCGACCTTCCCGGAAGGGGAAGACTTCTTCATCCGCTCGGTCAAGTATTTCCAGAGTTCCATCGACGATCCCCAATTGCTGACAGCGGTCAAGGGTTTCATCGGGCAAGAGGCCACACACCGACACCAGCATCGGCTCCTCAACGAACGGCTCCAGGCCATGGGTTATCCGACCGCGCGGATCGACCGCCACGTCGCACGCCTGATCAAGCGATTGGAGCGGCGCTTTTCGCCAGAAATGCGGCTGTCGATGACCTCTGCATTGGAGCACTACACCGCGACGCTCGCTGAAATCATTCTCACCAGCGATGACGCGCAGAAGCTCATCGGACAGACAGAGGTTCGACCGATTCTGCTGTGGCATGCGTTCGAGGAGTCGGAGCACAAAGCCGTCGCCTTCGACGCCTATCGGCTGATTGGAGGCACCGAGCGCACCCGCGTACGGGGCATGCGGATCGCCTCTGCAATTCTGTTCGGCGAACTCATTCTGCAGACTGCGCTGTCGATGGCCTCTGACAAGGCCTCGTATAACCCGGTCACGTTGGTGCGTAGCCTACGTCGCTTCAGTCGCACCCCGATGTTCACCGCCGATGCGCTGCAGCGATTCCGTTCGTACAACCGCCCCGGCTTCCACCCTGATGATTGGGACAGCACCGCGGTCCTGGAGCGATGGAGCAAGGAACTGTTCGACCAAGACGGCTCACAGAAGGTCATCGCTCAGCCGGGGTAG
- a CDS encoding TetR/AcrR family transcriptional regulator, protein MSPARVYGGLSATQRDAQRRALLIDAAVALMGKQGAAACTVTAVCTESGVTSRYFYQQFRDRDALLRAMFTKISTTFQAVITKAIPDDTVAPQELAYAPIKALVQMIENDPSMARILFVESGAEPLLRQLRSELMSEFAELVLREARLHLDIPSEVIQVADLAATYGVGGLFEILRRWIDGQLNLSTEVLIEHCAGFLGSLGLYTLGQKPDPAASHIQVDINSPAGHNR, encoded by the coding sequence ATGAGTCCAGCACGTGTTTATGGCGGGCTGTCCGCAACTCAACGCGATGCGCAGCGCCGCGCACTGCTGATTGACGCCGCGGTCGCGCTCATGGGCAAGCAGGGAGCCGCCGCGTGCACCGTGACCGCTGTGTGTACGGAGTCAGGAGTGACGAGCCGGTACTTCTACCAGCAGTTTCGCGACAGAGACGCGCTCCTGCGTGCGATGTTCACCAAGATCTCCACCACCTTCCAAGCCGTGATCACCAAGGCGATACCGGATGACACCGTTGCTCCTCAAGAACTCGCTTACGCTCCGATAAAGGCCCTGGTTCAGATGATCGAGAACGATCCCAGCATGGCCCGCATATTGTTTGTCGAATCGGGCGCTGAACCCCTGCTTCGGCAGCTGCGAAGCGAACTGATGTCCGAATTTGCGGAGCTCGTCCTCAGAGAGGCCCGCCTGCATCTCGATATACCCAGCGAGGTGATTCAGGTCGCAGATCTCGCCGCTACCTACGGTGTCGGGGGCCTGTTCGAGATTCTCCGTCGCTGGATAGACGGACAACTAAACCTATCGACCGAAGTGCTTATCGAGCATTGTGCGGGTTTTCTCGGCAGTCTTGGCCTGTATACCCTCGGCCAGAAACCTGACCCGGCCGCTTCGCACATCCAGGTCGATATCAACTCCCCGGCGGGCCACAACAGATGA
- a CDS encoding PaaI family thioesterase has translation MTVLDDTVGMLLYVVGEMAVTRKLDTEFFAPVLLGVPYEVSAELVSRTGRKLEVRTELREEATGQLVASASGLFVVVTLDHFTSSIQKASSIRCTARPPWEG, from the coding sequence ATGACGGTTCTTGACGACACGGTGGGCATGCTGCTCTACGTCGTCGGTGAGATGGCCGTCACCCGTAAGCTCGACACCGAGTTCTTCGCGCCGGTATTGCTGGGGGTTCCCTACGAGGTCAGCGCGGAGCTCGTGTCCAGAACCGGCCGGAAACTCGAAGTGCGGACAGAATTGCGCGAGGAAGCCACCGGCCAGCTGGTCGCGTCCGCGTCCGGGTTATTCGTCGTCGTCACGCTGGATCACTTCACTAGCTCCATACAGAAGGCGTCGTCAATACGCTGCACTGCGCGACCACCCTGGGAAGGATGA